A single window of Psychromonas ingrahamii 37 DNA harbors:
- a CDS encoding sulfurtransferase, whose amino-acid sequence MPSLKIPGPLVSIDWLEKHLSHPDLVILDGSWHMPSVKRDGKLECLKQRIPGALFFDFNREICHQNNPLPHMMPSESDFQESVQNLGINQRSTIVVYDTVGIFSSPRVWWMFKTMGFENVAVLDSGFPAWLEKSLPIESGHIPQPVVKGDFIANYQKALICTAEDVLQASGSSQQSIIDARPSARFLGQQAEPRAGIRVGHMPNAQNLPSTSVLENNKMKDAYQLALIFEALSGKDKRVIFSCGSGVTACILALAASLAGYENIGVYDGSWAEWGSRVDLPVIAEENSH is encoded by the coding sequence ATGCCATCGTTAAAAATACCCGGCCCGTTGGTTTCAATAGACTGGTTAGAAAAACACCTTAGTCACCCTGATCTGGTTATTCTGGACGGTAGCTGGCATATGCCCAGTGTTAAACGCGATGGCAAATTAGAATGCCTTAAACAGCGTATACCCGGCGCACTGTTTTTTGATTTTAACCGTGAAATTTGTCACCAGAACAATCCCCTACCGCATATGATGCCAAGTGAATCAGACTTTCAAGAATCTGTACAAAACCTCGGTATCAATCAAAGAAGTACTATTGTTGTTTATGATACCGTGGGGATATTCTCAAGCCCGCGCGTCTGGTGGATGTTTAAAACCATGGGATTTGAAAATGTCGCCGTATTAGACAGCGGTTTTCCTGCCTGGTTAGAAAAATCATTACCCATTGAAAGTGGGCATATCCCTCAACCAGTTGTAAAAGGCGATTTTATCGCAAACTACCAGAAGGCATTGATCTGCACTGCGGAAGATGTATTGCAGGCATCCGGCAGTTCTCAGCAGAGTATTATTGATGCTCGCCCCTCTGCGCGCTTTTTAGGGCAACAAGCAGAGCCAAGAGCCGGTATACGGGTAGGACATATGCCTAATGCGCAAAACTTACCCTCAACCAGTGTCCTTGAAAATAATAAGATGAAGGATGCTTATCAACTTGCGTTAATTTTTGAGGCCCTTTCAGGAAAAGATAAACGGGTTATTTTTAGTTGTGGTTCGGGGGTGACGGCTTGTATTTTAGCACTGGCCGCGAGCCTCGCAGGTTATGAAAATATTGGCGTTTATGATGGTTCATGGGCTGAATGGGGAAGCAGAGTCGATCTTCCTGTTATAGCAGAAGAAAACAGCCATTAA
- the ilvY gene encoding HTH-type transcriptional activator IlvY, translating into MDIKSLQLFVHLASSLHFSKTAQAMHVSPSTLSRNIQRIEEELSTVLFVRDNRSVVLTEAGVLFKHYALQQIEQWLLLKRAINQSKSELEGQINLYCSVTAVYSHLPPILERFRRLHPKVEIKLSTGDSERAIDQVLGDQVDFAITAHPDNLSTRLHFIKLAEIPLSIIAPTTPCAVTQQVNQAKIDWQNITFILPEHGAIRRRFDNWYRLLKVGKPQIYATVAGHEALVSMVALGCGVGIAPDIVVENSPVRDRVQNISTPVPLQSFNLGICCYKTRVNEALISAFIGCIEG; encoded by the coding sequence ATGGATATTAAATCTCTGCAGCTTTTTGTGCATCTGGCCAGCAGCCTGCATTTTTCTAAAACGGCACAGGCGATGCACGTTAGCCCATCAACCCTGAGTCGTAATATCCAGCGTATTGAGGAGGAATTAAGTACTGTCCTGTTTGTTCGTGATAATCGCTCGGTTGTTTTAACCGAAGCAGGGGTCCTGTTTAAACATTATGCACTGCAGCAGATTGAACAGTGGCTGTTACTAAAACGGGCTATCAATCAAAGTAAAAGTGAGTTGGAAGGGCAGATCAACCTGTATTGTTCAGTGACGGCAGTTTATAGCCACTTGCCACCCATTTTAGAACGTTTTCGACGCTTACATCCTAAGGTTGAAATTAAGCTCAGCACCGGGGACAGTGAACGGGCGATTGATCAGGTATTAGGAGATCAGGTTGATTTTGCTATCACTGCGCATCCGGATAATTTATCGACACGGTTGCACTTTATAAAACTGGCTGAAATACCGCTCTCTATTATTGCGCCAACCACTCCCTGTGCGGTGACACAGCAAGTTAATCAAGCGAAAATTGATTGGCAAAATATCACTTTTATTTTGCCTGAACATGGGGCTATTCGTCGTCGTTTTGATAATTGGTATCGTCTGTTAAAAGTTGGTAAACCACAAATTTATGCCACGGTCGCCGGGCATGAGGCCTTGGTCAGTATGGTCGCATTGGGTTGTGGTGTCGGTATTGCACCCGATATAGTGGTTGAAAATAGCCCGGTACGGGATCGGGTACAAAATATATCTACCCCGGTACCGCTGCAGTCCTTTAATTTAGGCATTTGCTGTTATAAAACACGGGTAAACGAGGCGTTAATCAGTGCTTTCATCGGTTGCATAGAAGGATAA
- a CDS encoding YkgJ family cysteine cluster protein, whose protein sequence is MSNIEVTNVAPVEISCSNCEACCCRLEVIIMSDTGVPDEYIERDKWGSETMRRSEDGWCAALDRNTLMCSIYEQRPWVCRAFEVASDECITERNENM, encoded by the coding sequence ATGAGCAATATCGAAGTTACAAACGTCGCACCCGTTGAAATAAGTTGCTCTAATTGCGAGGCTTGCTGTTGCCGGCTTGAAGTAATCATCATGTCGGATACTGGTGTGCCGGATGAGTATATTGAGCGAGACAAGTGGGGCAGTGAAACGATGCGTCGTTCAGAAGACGGTTGGTGCGCGGCATTGGATCGTAATACCCTGATGTGCAGTATTTACGAGCAACGGCCATGGGTTTGCCGGGCCTTTGAAGTGGCATCCGATGAATGTATTACCGAACGTAACGAGAATATGTAA
- a CDS encoding HlyU family transcriptional regulator, with protein sequence MGFFKQFAQLISGKPAPAVVFPSIEYKGFTIRPEPMKDNGQFRVAAMIEKGEGETLKQHHFIRSDSQASSEKTAELTLLKCKMFIDQSGDDIFK encoded by the coding sequence ATGGGATTTTTTAAACAGTTCGCGCAATTAATTAGCGGCAAACCGGCTCCTGCCGTGGTTTTTCCAAGTATTGAATACAAAGGGTTTACTATTAGACCGGAACCAATGAAGGATAACGGGCAATTTCGCGTTGCAGCTATGATAGAAAAAGGGGAAGGTGAAACACTTAAACAACATCATTTTATCCGCTCTGATAGTCAGGCAAGCAGTGAAAAAACCGCTGAATTAACGCTGTTGAAATGTAAAATGTTTATCGATCAGTCTGGTGATGACATCTTTAAATAG
- the ubiK gene encoding ubiquinone biosynthesis accessory factor UbiK — protein sequence MFNPQKLEQIAKQISDALPPGVKSFGDEADRKIKQILQAQLGKLDMVSREEFDVQTHVLLRTREKLAEMEAKFAEFEKKLDQEKLDLTKTTQENIEK from the coding sequence ATGTTTAACCCTCAAAAATTAGAACAAATAGCGAAACAGATAAGTGATGCTCTTCCTCCCGGTGTAAAAAGTTTTGGTGACGAAGCTGATCGTAAAATCAAGCAGATATTACAAGCACAATTGGGCAAACTAGATATGGTTAGCCGTGAAGAGTTTGATGTGCAAACACATGTTTTATTACGTACGCGTGAAAAACTGGCAGAGATGGAAGCAAAGTTTGCTGAGTTTGAAAAAAAGCTTGACCAGGAAAAGCTTGATCTAACAAAGACAACTCAAGAAAATATCGAGAAATAA
- a CDS encoding DUF2750 domain-containing protein — translation MKEQYLKNAEKFVEQVTAQQQLFGLYEDSQGWANCHAHDNKDATAVYLFWSEAASAEKLRNEEWANYQVQAISLSLFLESWLDGMQKQQVFAGLNWDENLYGLEIEAMVLKNSLFEKSQELTD, via the coding sequence ATGAAAGAGCAATATTTGAAAAATGCGGAAAAGTTTGTGGAACAGGTGACTGCACAACAACAGTTATTTGGCTTGTATGAGGACAGCCAGGGTTGGGCTAATTGTCATGCTCATGATAATAAAGATGCAACGGCTGTTTATCTTTTCTGGTCAGAGGCCGCATCGGCTGAAAAATTAAGAAATGAAGAATGGGCTAACTATCAGGTTCAGGCAATTTCGCTGTCGCTCTTTTTAGAGTCTTGGTTGGATGGTATGCAGAAGCAGCAGGTATTTGCAGGTCTTAACTGGGATGAAAATTTATATGGTTTGGAAATTGAAGCCATGGTGTTGAAAAACTCTTTATTTGAGAAATCACAAGAGTTAACTGATTAA
- the speB gene encoding agmatinase, with protein sequence MNSIFNQVDNSLYSNAMTFLRLPMPTDPVSTDADIAVLGLPFDLATTGRSGARMGPTAIRQASINLAWEGKRFPWKFNLLKKTKIIDAGDLVYSTGDANAFTQKVTAAATQLLASGKAILSLGGDHFVTLPLLRAHHQKFGKMALIHFDAHTDTYHDGSAYDHGTMFYHAPKEGLIDPEKSVQIGIRTAYNETGHGFNVINAPQANDMRAEQIASFIKEKVQTMPVYLTFDIDCLDPAFAPGTGTPVCGGLSTDKILKILRALTDINIVGMDVVEVAPAYDNSEITALAAATIGVELLHLWTIKNKDIC encoded by the coding sequence ATGAATTCTATTTTTAACCAAGTGGATAATTCCCTTTACTCAAATGCAATGACCTTTTTACGTCTGCCCATGCCGACAGATCCGGTTTCCACGGATGCCGATATTGCAGTATTAGGTTTACCCTTTGATTTAGCCACCACAGGGCGCTCTGGCGCACGTATGGGGCCAACAGCAATACGTCAGGCATCTATTAATCTTGCATGGGAAGGTAAACGCTTCCCTTGGAAATTTAATCTCCTAAAAAAAACCAAGATCATTGATGCCGGAGACTTAGTTTACAGCACCGGTGATGCCAATGCGTTTACCCAAAAAGTAACCGCCGCAGCAACACAGTTACTCGCTTCAGGAAAGGCCATTTTATCCCTCGGAGGGGATCACTTTGTGACCTTACCTTTGTTGCGTGCCCACCATCAAAAATTTGGGAAAATGGCCTTAATACATTTTGATGCGCATACTGATACTTATCATGATGGCAGTGCTTATGATCATGGCACTATGTTTTATCATGCGCCCAAGGAAGGCTTGATTGATCCGGAAAAGTCGGTACAAATAGGGATCCGCACGGCTTATAATGAAACTGGCCACGGTTTTAATGTCATCAATGCACCCCAAGCTAATGATATGCGAGCTGAGCAGATTGCCTCTTTTATTAAAGAGAAAGTTCAGACTATGCCTGTGTATCTTACTTTTGATATCGATTGTTTAGATCCGGCCTTTGCACCCGGTACAGGCACACCCGTATGTGGTGGATTAAGCACAGATAAAATATTAAAAATATTACGCGCATTAACGGATATCAATATTGTCGGTATGGATGTTGTCGAAGTTGCACCCGCCTATGATAATAGCGAGATCACCGCGCTGGCGGCTGCCACAATAGGGGTGGAGTTGCTGCATTTGTGGACAATAAAAAATAAAGACATCTGCTAA
- the speA gene encoding biosynthetic arginine decarboxylase, with product MKKTTSLDDLRDCYNVRHWGQGYFGINEQGDVYVAPKSGHQDQTIVISDIAEKIQEKGLSLPALVRFPQIIHQRVNGLCEVFNNAIEQYQYNEKYLLVYPIKVNQQREVVNEILASQDNKEVKQLGLEAGSKAELLAVLALAQKASSVIVCNGYKDREYVRLALIGEKLGHKVHLVLEKMSELEMILSEAKKLNVAPRLGIRVRLASQGKGKWQASGGEKSKFGLSASQVLKVLDVLKENNKLDTLQLVHFHLGSQIANIRDVRLGVSEAARFYCELRDLGAEITCMDVGGGLAVDYDGTRSQSHNSMNYSLAEYANNIVYTIGDICKSYDQPVPMIISESGRSLTAHHAVLISNVIGAESYAPEKLTNPKKNDSLLLKNMWQSWEQLNTRNDDRALIEIYHDTQNDLAEVHSQFGSGLINLSQRAWAEQVNLRVCYELNQLMDNKNRFHRPIIDDLTEKLADKFFVNFSLFQSLPDSWGIDQVFPILPLNNLQSTQKKRAVLLDITCDSDGAIENYVDGQGIESTLLVPEWQEDKPYLMGFFLVGAYQEILGDMHNLFGDTHSAVVMVNEAGEAELTEINEGDSVEDMLRYVNLNAEEFKQTYAELVNRKLPVEERESIINELITGLQGYTYLEDF from the coding sequence ATGAAAAAAACAACTTCACTTGATGATCTTCGTGATTGCTACAACGTGCGTCACTGGGGACAAGGCTACTTTGGTATTAATGAGCAGGGTGATGTTTACGTCGCGCCTAAAAGTGGTCATCAAGATCAGACTATTGTGATCAGTGACATTGCTGAAAAAATACAGGAAAAAGGACTGTCTCTTCCAGCTCTAGTGCGTTTCCCACAGATTATTCACCAAAGAGTGAATGGTTTATGTGAAGTATTTAACAATGCCATTGAACAATATCAATATAATGAAAAATATTTATTGGTTTACCCTATTAAAGTCAATCAACAGCGTGAAGTTGTTAATGAAATTCTGGCCAGCCAGGACAATAAGGAAGTTAAACAACTGGGCCTTGAAGCCGGCAGTAAAGCTGAATTGCTGGCGGTACTCGCTTTGGCACAAAAAGCCTCATCAGTTATTGTCTGTAACGGTTATAAAGACAGAGAATATGTCCGTCTGGCGCTAATCGGTGAAAAACTGGGCCACAAAGTACATCTTGTTTTAGAAAAAATGTCTGAACTGGAAATGATTTTAAGTGAAGCTAAAAAACTTAATGTTGCGCCTCGTTTAGGCATCCGTGTGCGTTTAGCCTCACAGGGTAAAGGTAAATGGCAGGCAAGTGGTGGCGAAAAATCGAAATTCGGTTTATCCGCCTCACAAGTCTTGAAAGTGCTGGATGTATTAAAAGAAAATAATAAACTGGATACCTTACAGCTTGTTCATTTCCATTTAGGCTCACAAATCGCAAATATCCGTGATGTGCGTTTGGGTGTGAGTGAAGCTGCAAGATTTTATTGTGAATTACGCGATTTAGGGGCAGAAATCACATGTATGGATGTGGGTGGCGGATTAGCTGTTGATTACGATGGGACTCGCAGTCAATCTCATAATTCAATGAATTACAGCTTAGCGGAATATGCTAACAATATTGTTTATACCATTGGCGATATTTGTAAAAGCTACGATCAGCCCGTTCCAATGATTATTTCTGAATCAGGACGTTCGCTGACAGCCCATCACGCGGTATTAATTTCCAATGTTATTGGTGCAGAGTCTTACGCACCGGAGAAGCTGACGAATCCCAAAAAGAATGATTCTCTGTTGCTGAAAAATATGTGGCAATCCTGGGAGCAATTAAATACGCGCAATGATGATCGCGCACTGATCGAAATTTACCATGACACCCAAAATGACCTTGCTGAAGTGCATAGCCAATTTGGATCAGGGTTAATTAATTTATCACAACGCGCATGGGCTGAGCAGGTCAATTTACGGGTTTGTTATGAACTTAACCAGTTAATGGATAATAAAAACCGTTTTCATCGCCCTATTATTGATGATTTAACCGAAAAATTGGCGGATAAATTTTTTGTTAATTTTTCATTATTCCAATCACTGCCGGATAGCTGGGGAATCGATCAAGTTTTCCCTATATTACCCCTAAACAATTTACAATCGACACAAAAAAAACGTGCTGTTTTACTTGATATTACCTGTGATTCCGATGGCGCCATTGAGAATTATGTAGATGGTCAAGGCATTGAAAGCACCTTATTAGTACCAGAATGGCAGGAAGATAAACCCTATTTAATGGGCTTTTTTCTGGTCGGGGCTTATCAGGAAATCCTAGGTGATATGCATAATTTATTTGGTGATACACACAGTGCTGTCGTGATGGTAAACGAGGCGGGTGAAGCTGAACTCACTGAAATAAATGAAGGTGATAGTGTTGAAGATATGCTTAGATACGTGAACTTAAATGCCGAGGAATTCAAACAAACCTATGCTGAATTGGTCAATAGAAAATTACCTGTTGAAGAGCGCGAAAGTATCATTAATGAATTAATCACCGGTTTACAGGGTTATACCTATTTAGAAGATTTTTAA
- the rraB gene encoding ribonuclease E inhibitor RraB: MEKALSLEELLAEYREETEEIVEAILEDGSNPDAVYMIEHHLSCTDFDVLEKAAIACFKKGYEVTDPEECELEDGSIILSFDVTVEMNLDEEAIMEDIEKLVVLAQSFSIDYDGWGTYPEE, translated from the coding sequence ATGGAAAAAGCATTAAGTTTAGAAGAGTTACTGGCAGAATATCGTGAAGAAACAGAAGAAATTGTAGAAGCCATTTTAGAAGATGGCAGCAACCCTGATGCTGTCTATATGATCGAGCATCATCTTTCCTGTACTGATTTCGATGTGCTGGAAAAAGCCGCGATTGCCTGCTTTAAAAAAGGTTATGAAGTCACCGATCCTGAAGAGTGTGAATTAGAGGATGGTTCAATCATCTTAAGTTTTGATGTGACTGTCGAAATGAATTTAGATGAAGAAGCTATTATGGAAGATATTGAGAAGTTAGTGGTACTCGCACAGTCGTTCTCAATTGACTATGACGGCTGGGGAACCTATCCGGAAGAATAA
- a CDS encoding 1-acylglycerol-3-phosphate O-acyltransferase: MTLRIPESAKNNGSVVYLANHQNSYDMVTVSGAVQPGSVTIGKQSLVWIPFFGIIYWLTGNILISRDNKNKSRNTINEVVDQMRAKNLAVWIFPEGTRSRGRGLLPFKMGAFHTALQAGVNVVPTVTSNTHKQVNLNRWNNGEVIVEMLEPIDITQYKKREIRRLMEDSHAIMLEKYQQLNQEVNRPDTNSDRRD, encoded by the coding sequence GTGACCCTACGTATTCCTGAAAGTGCCAAAAATAACGGCTCGGTCGTCTACCTTGCAAATCACCAGAACAGCTATGATATGGTAACGGTGTCCGGTGCTGTTCAGCCTGGTTCAGTGACTATTGGTAAACAAAGTTTGGTGTGGATTCCCTTTTTTGGCATTATCTACTGGCTAACGGGTAACATATTAATTAGCCGAGATAATAAAAATAAATCACGTAATACTATTAACGAAGTAGTGGATCAGATGCGCGCTAAAAACTTGGCTGTTTGGATATTCCCGGAAGGTACCCGCAGCCGTGGTCGTGGTTTATTACCTTTTAAAATGGGGGCATTTCATACGGCATTACAAGCCGGTGTCAATGTTGTCCCCACGGTGACGTCAAATACGCATAAGCAGGTCAATCTAAACCGTTGGAATAATGGTGAAGTGATTGTTGAAATGTTAGAGCCCATTGATATTACCCAGTATAAAAAACGTGAAATCAGGCGCTTAATGGAAGACTCTCACGCTATTATGTTAGAAAAATACCAGCAATTAAATCAAGAAGTAAACCGCCCTGATACCAATTCAGACCGCCGCGATTAA
- the parC gene encoding DNA topoisomerase IV subunit A — protein MSNLLDLSLEGVEKLPLTKFTEEAYLNYAMYVIMDRALPHISDGLKPVQRRIIYAMSELGLSALSKHKKSARTVGDVLGKYHPHGDSACYEAMVLMAQPFSYRYPLIDGQGNWGAPDDPKSFAAMRYTESRLSAFSELLLSEVALGTTDWKPNFDGTMKEPVLLPARLPHILLNGISGIAVGMATDIPPHNVREVAAACCHLIDHPKANLIDLMAFVQGPDYPTEAEIITPNSDIKKIYETGRGSFKSRAVYTVENGEIVITALPHRVSGGKILKEIAKQMQDKKLPMIADLRDESDHENPTRLVIIPRSNRIDIEGLMHHLFASTDLEVNHKVNLNMLGLDQRPQVKGLVTILNEWLVYRMKTVRRRLQFRLDKILARLHILEGLLAAYLNIDEVIEIIRTCDDAKAELMSRFELSAIQAHAILEIKLRQLAKLEEIQIRAEMDTLTDEQTKLERLLSSERRLNTLVKKEIQADALKYGDDRRSPLIERIEAKALTEKELMPSETVTVVLSTQGWVRSAKGLDVDAQALNYKSGDEFLTKAQGRSNQSCIFIDASGRAYSLDVHSLPSARSQGEPLTGRFNQNENVPFVCALIGDDDDRYLISSDHGYGFIAKFSDINSRNKNGKTLINLTPNAQLMPPKKMTAADDDWCLTISNEGRLLLFPVNSLPSLSKGKGNRMLNIISAKATKREEFVTMLEIIPQASSVTLHAGKRKLTLKPSDLVHYQGERGRRGSKLPRGLQRVDKIEIIEAAQIHSRDS, from the coding sequence ATGAGTAATCTATTAGATTTAAGCTTAGAAGGTGTTGAAAAACTGCCTCTAACTAAATTTACCGAGGAAGCCTATCTCAACTATGCCATGTATGTGATCATGGACAGAGCACTACCGCATATTAGTGATGGCTTAAAACCCGTTCAAAGACGCATCATATATGCTATGTCTGAACTGGGATTATCGGCACTTTCCAAACATAAAAAATCAGCCCGTACCGTCGGGGATGTATTAGGTAAATACCATCCACACGGTGATAGCGCCTGTTATGAAGCCATGGTATTAATGGCACAACCCTTTTCCTACCGTTACCCTTTAATAGATGGGCAGGGAAACTGGGGCGCACCGGATGATCCTAAGTCGTTTGCTGCTATGCGTTACACTGAATCCCGTTTATCCGCCTTTTCAGAATTATTGCTCTCGGAAGTAGCCTTAGGTACCACGGATTGGAAACCCAATTTTGATGGCACCATGAAAGAGCCGGTGTTATTACCGGCACGTTTACCTCATATACTGTTAAATGGTATTAGCGGTATTGCGGTTGGTATGGCAACCGATATTCCGCCTCATAACGTCCGCGAAGTAGCCGCTGCTTGTTGTCATTTGATTGACCATCCTAAAGCAAACCTGATTGATTTAATGGCCTTTGTACAGGGACCTGATTATCCCACTGAAGCTGAAATCATCACCCCTAACAGTGATATAAAGAAAATTTACGAAACCGGCCGTGGTAGCTTCAAAAGTCGCGCCGTTTATACGGTAGAAAATGGTGAAATCGTTATTACGGCCCTTCCCCATCGCGTGTCTGGTGGCAAAATTCTCAAAGAAATAGCCAAACAGATGCAGGATAAAAAATTACCCATGATTGCAGATTTACGCGATGAATCTGATCATGAAAACCCGACCCGACTCGTTATCATCCCGCGTTCAAATCGAATTGATATTGAAGGGTTAATGCACCACCTGTTTGCTTCAACGGATTTAGAGGTTAATCATAAAGTTAACCTCAATATGTTGGGATTAGACCAGCGTCCACAAGTTAAAGGTTTAGTGACCATTTTAAACGAGTGGTTAGTGTACCGGATGAAGACAGTGCGTCGCCGTTTGCAGTTTCGATTAGACAAAATTTTAGCGCGCCTGCATATTTTAGAAGGTTTATTAGCCGCCTATTTAAACATAGATGAAGTCATTGAAATCATTAGAACTTGTGATGATGCAAAAGCCGAATTAATGTCTCGTTTTGAGCTTTCAGCAATACAAGCACATGCTATTTTAGAAATCAAACTTCGCCAACTCGCCAAGTTAGAAGAGATCCAAATCCGCGCTGAGATGGATACGCTTACCGATGAGCAAACAAAACTAGAACGTTTATTAAGCTCAGAGCGACGCTTAAACACACTGGTTAAAAAAGAAATTCAGGCAGATGCGCTAAAATATGGCGATGATCGTCGCTCTCCGCTTATTGAACGTATTGAAGCAAAAGCACTCACTGAAAAAGAATTAATGCCCAGTGAAACTGTGACGGTCGTATTATCAACCCAAGGTTGGGTGCGCTCGGCCAAGGGATTGGATGTTGACGCACAGGCATTAAATTATAAATCCGGTGATGAGTTCCTGACCAAGGCACAAGGGCGAAGTAATCAAAGTTGTATTTTTATTGATGCAAGTGGCCGGGCCTATTCATTAGATGTACACTCCCTGCCATCAGCGCGTTCACAGGGCGAGCCGCTAACGGGGCGATTTAATCAAAATGAAAATGTTCCTTTTGTCTGTGCATTGATAGGGGATGATGATGATCGTTATCTTATCAGCAGTGATCATGGTTATGGATTTATTGCCAAATTTAGCGATATTAATAGCCGCAACAAAAACGGTAAAACACTTATTAACCTCACCCCCAACGCACAATTAATGCCGCCGAAAAAAATGACCGCAGCTGATGATGATTGGTGTTTAACCATCAGCAATGAGGGACGTTTATTACTCTTCCCGGTAAACAGTTTACCAAGCCTCAGCAAAGGTAAAGGAAATAGGATGCTCAACATCATCTCTGCCAAAGCGACTAAACGTGAAGAGTTTGTTACTATGCTTGAAATTATCCCGCAGGCAAGTTCGGTCACGCTGCATGCAGGAAAACGTAAATTGACTTTAAAGCCCAGTGATTTGGTACATTATCAAGGCGAACGAGGCCGGCGTGGCAGCAAACTGCCGCGCGGTTTACAACGTGTAGATAAAATCGAAATTATTGAAGCTGCGCAAATACATTCAAGAGACTCTTAA
- the hemL gene encoding glutamate-1-semialdehyde 2,1-aminomutase, producing the protein MSISNQLFDRAQAIIPGGVNSPARAFNGVGGDPLFIEKAQGAYIYDVDKKSYIDYVGSWGPMILGHNHPEIKAAVIAAVENGLSFGAPTEIEIIMAEKVKSLVPSMEQVRMVSSGTEATMSAIRLARGYTGRDKILKFEGNYHGHSDSLLVKAGSGALTLGQPSSPGIPADFAKHTLTATYNDLASVQQLFTEYKDQIACIIVEPVAGNMNCILPQEGFLQGLREICDANDALLILDEVMTGFRVALGGAQAYYDIKPDLTTLGKVIGGGMPVGAFGGSKKVMQHIAPTGPVYQAGTLSGNPIAMHAGLAALTALDRPEYAQLAEKTKKLALGLKRVAKEENVPLAINYAGGMFGFFFTEAEQVSNYTQACACDIEKFKKFFHLMLEQGIYLAPSAFEAGFLSLAHSDQDIEDTLTAAKKAFSML; encoded by the coding sequence ATGAGCATATCTAACCAACTTTTCGATCGGGCACAAGCAATTATTCCAGGTGGTGTTAACTCTCCAGCTCGCGCATTCAATGGCGTTGGTGGTGACCCTCTATTTATTGAAAAAGCACAAGGTGCTTACATTTATGATGTTGATAAAAAAAGCTATATTGATTATGTCGGGTCATGGGGACCGATGATTTTAGGACATAATCATCCGGAGATTAAAGCGGCGGTTATTGCAGCTGTTGAAAATGGCTTAAGTTTTGGTGCCCCAACCGAAATAGAAATCATCATGGCAGAAAAAGTAAAAAGTTTAGTGCCGTCAATGGAGCAGGTGCGCATGGTAAGCTCAGGGACTGAAGCCACCATGAGTGCAATACGTTTAGCCCGAGGTTACACAGGTCGTGACAAGATTTTAAAGTTTGAAGGTAATTATCACGGCCACTCCGATTCATTATTGGTAAAAGCAGGATCCGGCGCACTTACATTAGGCCAACCAAGCTCTCCCGGTATTCCAGCTGATTTTGCAAAACACACTCTAACAGCCACCTATAACGACTTAGCCTCTGTACAACAACTGTTTACTGAGTATAAAGATCAGATCGCCTGCATCATCGTTGAACCGGTTGCAGGTAACATGAACTGTATTCTTCCTCAAGAAGGGTTTTTACAGGGATTAAGAGAGATTTGTGACGCTAATGATGCATTGTTAATTTTAGATGAAGTCATGACAGGTTTCCGGGTTGCGCTCGGTGGCGCACAAGCTTATTACGATATCAAACCAGATTTAACCACTTTAGGCAAAGTGATCGGCGGTGGCATGCCGGTTGGGGCATTTGGTGGCAGTAAAAAAGTCATGCAGCATATCGCCCCTACGGGTCCGGTATATCAAGCAGGCACACTGTCGGGTAACCCCATTGCTATGCATGCGGGTTTAGCGGCTCTGACCGCCCTTGATAGACCTGAATATGCACAGCTTGCCGAAAAAACAAAAAAATTAGCATTAGGTTTAAAGCGCGTCGCAAAAGAAGAAAATGTACCGTTAGCTATCAATTATGCTGGCGGAATGTTTGGTTTCTTTTTTACCGAAGCGGAACAGGTTAGCAATTACACACAAGCTTGTGCCTGTGACATAGAAAAATTTAAAAAATTCTTTCATTTGATGCTTGAACAAGGCATTTATCTCGCCCCTTCTGCCTTTGAAGCTGGATTTTTATCTTTAGCCCATAGCGATCAAGATATTGAAGATACGTTAACGGCTGCTAAAAAAGCCTTCTCAATGCTTTAA